The following are encoded together in the Cicer arietinum cultivar CDC Frontier isolate Library 1 chromosome 2, Cicar.CDCFrontier_v2.0, whole genome shotgun sequence genome:
- the LOC101509041 gene encoding uncharacterized protein, which yields IRWSLIAARLPGRTANDVKNYWHTHLRKKTIVSKKEENKEKEKPKETMKPHEIIKPQPRTFSSHSLWLNGKHNFLKPFMVSNKDGDIAKDSESMVPIGDGGDCSTMSAMWWKSLLHVNDDKINEKIGSCSLLQDDPTLELPNLENFLNEDPSVSDCYWGSNNPCEFDSILDFLN from the coding sequence ATTAGATGGTCATTGATTGCTGCAAGGCTTCCGGGTAGGACAGCGAATGATGTGAAGAATTATTGGCACACACACCTACGCAAGAAGACCattgtttcaaaaaaagaagaaaacaaagaaaaagagaaaccTAAGGAAACAATGAAACCTCACGAAATTATTAAACCTCAACCTCGAACTTTTTCATCTCATTCACTATGGTTAAATGGgaaacataattttttgaaaccaTTCATGGTTTCAAATAAAGATGGTGATATTGCAAAAGATAGTGAGAGTATGGTACCAATTGGTGATGGTGGAGATTGTTCTACAATGTCGGCCATGTGGTGGAAGAGTTTATTGCACGTGAATGATGACaaaattaatgagaaaattggCTCATGCTCTTTATTACAAGATGATCCAACTTTGGAGCTTCCAAATCTTGAAAATTTTTTAAACGAAGACCCTAGTGTCAGTGATTGCTATTGGGGTTCCAACAACCCTTGTGAATTTGATTccattttagattttttaaattaa